A genomic region of Arachis stenosperma cultivar V10309 chromosome 9, arast.V10309.gnm1.PFL2, whole genome shotgun sequence contains the following coding sequences:
- the LOC130948575 gene encoding telomere repeat-binding factor 4-like has product MGNQKQKWTQDEEDALIAGVEKHGPGKWKNILKDPQFAPFLTSRSNIDLKDKWRNLSVSNGTQGSKEKPRVPRIKAGAPIAGAPVAAAAASNAIVVAGEDATIVTTMIHQPDPSVAVGDSSQNDEDAKNRPRYNAMVLEALSALKDANGSDLNAIVNFIEQKHKVPQNFRRALSTRLRRLVSQGKLEKVQNCYKIKKDYSPVPKSPVAVKKNVWPQRQQPPPPPEFVASNETIKEAAETAAYRIAEAESKSYLAAEAVKEAERIARLAEDAEAMLQLVQQIYDACSRGEAVILAS; this is encoded by the exons atgggTAATCAGAAGCAAAAGTGGACGCAAGATGAAGAAGACGCACTCATCGCTGGCGTGGAAAAACACGGTCCAGGAAAGTGGAAGAACATTCTCAAAGACCCTCAATTTGCACCATTTCTCACTTCACGTTCCAATATCGACCTCAAG GATAAATGGCGGAATTTGAGTGTTAGCAATGGCACTCAAGGGTCCAAGGAAAAACCTAGGGTTCCTAGAATCAAGGCTGGGGCTCCTATTGCTGGTGCCCCagttgctgctgctgctgctagTAATGCTATTGTTGTTGCCGGGGAAGATGCTACTATTGTCACCACTATGATTCATCAACCTGATCCTTCTGTTGCTGTGGGTGATTCTTCTCAAAATGATGAAGATGCCAAGAATCGTCCGAG GTACAATGCAATGGTTTTAGAAGCGCTGTCAGCTTTGAAAGATGCTAATGGATCTGACCTGAATGCCATTGTTAACTTCATTGAG CAAAAACACAAGGTTCCTCAGAATTTCAGAAGGGCATTGAGTACCAGGTTGAGGAGGCTTGTTAGTCAAGGGAAACTTGAAAAG GTACAAAACTGTTACAAGATTAAAAAGGACTATTCACCTGTGCCAAAATCACCAGTTGCTGTGAAAAAGAATGTGTGGCCACAACggcaacaaccaccaccaccccCCGAGTTTGTGGCATCTAATGAGACAATAAAGGAAGCTGCTGAAACTGCAGCCTACAGAATTGCCGAGGCCGAAAGCAAGTCATATTTAGCCGCTGAAGCAGTCAAGGAGGCAGAACGAATTGCACGCTTAGCTGAAGATGCTGAGGCGATGTTACAGCTAGTACAACAGATTTATGATGCTT GTTCGCGCGGTGAAGCTGTCATCTTGGCATCTTAA